A genomic stretch from Budorcas taxicolor isolate Tak-1 chromosome 15, Takin1.1, whole genome shotgun sequence includes:
- the LRRC55 gene encoding LOW QUALITY PROTEIN: leucine-rich repeat-containing protein 55 (The sequence of the model RefSeq protein was modified relative to this genomic sequence to represent the inferred CDS: deleted 1 base in 1 codon) yields MGPTQHHCCPQPKMGDASAHRPWPRPPRPALLLVPLLVAAGVMPSDGGASCPVLCTCHNQAVDCSGQRLFSVPPELPVDTRNLSLAHNRIAAVPPGYLTCYRELRVLSLRNNSLVELPAGLFLHAKRLAHLDLSYNNLSHVPAGMFQAAHGLLRIDLSHNPGLRRVHPRAFQGLAQLRDLDLSFGGLAFLSLEALEGLPGLVTLQIGGNPWVCGCTMEPLLKWLRNRIQRCTADSQLAECRGPPEVEGAPLFSLTEESFKACHLTLTLDDYLFIAFVGFVVSIASVATNFLLGITANCCHRWSKASEEEEI; encoded by the exons ATGGGCCCCACTCAGCACCACTGCTGCCCACAGCCGAAGATGGGCGATGCCTCGGCCCACCGGCCCTGGCCTAGGCCCCCGCGGCCCGCCCTGCTGCTGGTGCCCCTCCTTGTGGCGGCCGGGGTGATGCCCTCGGACGGCGGCGCCAGCTGCCCGGTGCTATGCACGTGCCATAACCAGGCGGTGGACTGCAGCGGCCAGCGGCTCTTCTCCGTGCCCCCGGAGCTGCCCGTGGACACGCGCAACCTCAGCCTGGCGCACAACCGCATCGCCGCCGTGCCGCCCGGCTACCTGACGTGCTACCGGGAGCTCCGTGTGCTCAGCCTACGCAACAACTCCCTGGTGGAGCTGCCCGCGGGCCTCTTCCTCCACGCCAAGCGCCTGGCACACCTGGACCTGAGCTACAACAACCTCAGCCACGTGCCCGCCGGCATGTTCCAGGCCGCGCATGGCCTCCTGCGCATCGACCTCAGCCACAACCCGGGGCTGCGCCGGGTGCACCCACGCGCCTTCCAGGGCCTGGCGCAGCTGCGGGACCTCGACCTCAGCTTC GGGGGCCTGGCCTTCCTCAGCCTCGAGGCCCTCGAAGGCCTGCCCGGGTTGGTGACCCTGCAGATCGGCGGCAACCCCTGGGTGTGCGGCTGCACCATGGAGCCCCTGCTCAAGTGGCTGCGGAACCGCATCCAGCGTTGCACCGCAG ACTCTCAGCTGGCTGAGTGCCGAGGGCCCCCGGAAGTCGAGGGCGCCCCCCTCTTCTCGCTCACGGAGGAGAGCTTCAAGGCCTGCCACCTGACCCTGACCCTGGACGATTACCTCTTCATCGCCTTTGTGGGTTTCGTGGTCTCCATCGCATCCGTGGCCACCAACTTCCTCCTGGGCATCACTGCCAACTGCTGCCACCGCTGGAGCAAGGCCAGCGAAGAGGAGGAGATCTGA